Proteins encoded by one window of Panicum virgatum strain AP13 chromosome 7N, P.virgatum_v5, whole genome shotgun sequence:
- the LOC120683616 gene encoding uncharacterized protein LOC120683616 gives MFSGDWTPPCGSCCTKKYASLVQIPWRVFCKKGCNADGDTWEECIGKCTEICYKDPVLEDRQWSAYIDRSPGQDSYSLECFNACVSGCGFRFEIPAEKVEEIKPNRPSKPPPPPEVKPTTGSDSAAGSREDAPCTSA, from the exons ATGTTCTCCGGCGACTGGACGCCGCCGTGCGGCAGCTGCTGCACCAAGAAGTACGCGAGCCTCGTGCAGATCCCAT GGAGGGTGTTCTGCAAGAAGGGGTGCAACGCGGACGGCGACACCTGGGAAGAAT GCATAGGAAAATGTACTGAAATCTGCTACAAAGATCCAGTGTTGGAAGATCGTCAGTGGAGTGCTTACATTGATCGATCTCCAGGGCAGGATAGTTACTCTTTG GAGTGCTTCAATGCTTGTGTGTCTGGTTGTGGATTCAgg TTTGAGATCCCAGCAGAGAAGGTTGAAGAGATCAAGCCCAACAGGCcgtccaagccgccgccgcctcctgaaGTGAAGCCAACTACGGGTTCAGACTCCGCTGCTGGGAGCCGTGAAGACGCGCCATGCACATCGGCCTAG